One genomic window of Anguilla anguilla isolate fAngAng1 chromosome 13, fAngAng1.pri, whole genome shotgun sequence includes the following:
- the ncoa5 gene encoding nuclear receptor coactivator 5 isoform X4: MHGRESRDHRDGRDMREPGRDMREPGRDMREPSRDMREPGRDMREPGRDMREPGRDMRESSRETREPSREPRGGHPREHVPRDPNFDRYRGPEGREKDPRGDPAFRDESYDRYYRVDDYYRKKEEPYPDRYREPWNGRRDPEEERPRVEERRRNELYRQYYEELQRRYDSERPVDCSVIVVNKQQKEYAETVGRKVRDLGMVVDLIFLNTEVSLTQALEDVGRARTPFAIIITQQHQVHRSCTVNILFGTPQEHRNMPMQDAMVLVAHNYDLFKVEHRDKEREEIARKAAKMADDVLMREHEREGHPISLQPAITLLSEGRYLTMEELDGLIEYLRDKRERLVRSSGDPHAASHNAAPAALEAPPPAQTLPSVPLSTHPAHPAHTAHPAHTAHTAHTAHAAHTAHTAHAAHTAHTAHAAHTAHTAHNVLTSHATHAAHLPPAVASTAAVPSNHQQELQAKILSLFNSGSGASPAPAQGYNTAGSQMGSQMGNQMGSQMGGQMGSQMGSQMGSQMGSQTASHPSALAPSSTMTKMPPQSAAQGPGMMGSRPALRPPAVASSVPSPYGPPPNRMAIPQASARPAASGAGINFDNPSVLKALDTLIQSGPSINHLVNPGSAPAPRPGQGISQPPPMAHYARHY, translated from the exons ATGCACGGCAGGGAGTCCCGCGATCACAGGGACGGCCGCGACATGAGGGAGCCAGGTCGCGACATGAGGGAGCCGGGCCGCGACATGAGGGAGCCAAGTCGCGACATGAGGGAGCCGGGTCGCGACATGAGGGAGCCAGGCCGCGACATGAGGGAGCCGGGTCGTGATATGAGGGAGTCCAGTCGCGAGACTAGGGAGCCCAGCCGCGAGCCCAGGGGTGGGCACCCCCGCGAGCACGTGCCGCGAGACCCGAACTTCGATCGGTACCGAGGCCCCGAGGGCCGGGAGAAGGATCCCAGAGGTGACCCCGCCTTTAG AGACGAGAGTTACGACCGGTACTACCGTGTGGACGATTATTACCGCAAGAAGGAGGAACCTTACCCGGACCGCTACAGGGAACCCTGGAACGGCCGCCGAGACCCTGAAG AGGAGCGGCCCAGGGTGGAGGAGCGCCGGCGGAACGAGCTGTACCGGCAGTACTACGAGGAGCTGCAGCGGCGCTACGACTCGGAGCGACCCGTCGACTGCTCCGTCATCGTGGTCAACAAGCAGCAGAA gGAGTATGCAGAGACGGTGGGGAGGAAGGTGCGGGACCTGGGCATGGTGGtggacctgatcttcctgaacACGGAGGTGTCCCTGACGCAGGCCCTTGAGGACGTGGGCCGGGCACGCACGCCCTtcgccatcatcatcacccagcagcaccaggtGCACCGCTCCTGCACCGTCAACATCCTGTTCGGAACACCCCAAG AACATCGGAACATGCCCATGCAGGACGCGATGGTCCTGGTGGCCCACAACTACGACCTGTTCAAGGTGGAACACCGGGACAAGGAGCGCGAGGAGATCGCCAGGAAGGCCGCCAAGATGGCGGACGACGTGCTGATGAGGGAGCACGAGAGGGAGGGCCACCCGATCTCTCTACAACCCGCCATCACCCTGCTGTCGGAGGGCAG GTACCTGACAATGGAGGAGCTGGATGGGCTGATTGAGTATCTGAGGGATAAGCGAGAGCGTTTGGTGAGAAGCAGCGGTGACCCGCATGCAG catcccacaatgcagctcCAGCAGCCCTCGAAGCTCCTCCTCCCGCCCAGACCCTTCCCAGCGTGCCCCTCTCCACACACCCCGCACACCCCGCGCACACCGCACACCCCgcgcacaccgcacacaccgctcacacagcacatgctgcacacaccgctcacacagcacatgctgcacacaccgctcacacagcacatgctgcacacactgcacacactgcacacaacgTCCTCACTTCTCACGCAACACACGCAGCCCACTTACCCCCAGCCGTCGCTTCCACTGCAGCTGTGCCCTCCAACCaccagcaggagctgcaggccaAGATCCTCAGTCTGTTCAACAGCGGCTCAGGCGCCTCTCCCGCCCCGGCCCAGGGTTACAACACCGCGGGCAGCCAGATGGGCAGCCAGATGGGCAACCAGATGGGCAGCCAGATGGGCGGCCAGATGGGCAGCCAGATGGGGAGCCAGATGGGGAGCCAGATGGGCAGCCAGACGGCCAGCCACCCCTCCGCCCtcgccccctcctccaccatgACCAAAATGCCCCCCCAGTCCGCCGCCCAGGGGCCCGGCATGATGGGCTCCAGGCCGGCCCTGCGGCCCCCGGCCGTGGCCTCCAGCGTCCCCTCCCCGTACGGGCCCCCGCCCAACCGAATGGCCATCCCGCAGGCGTCTGCGAGGCCAGCCGCCAG
- the ncoa5 gene encoding nuclear receptor coactivator 5 isoform X3 has protein sequence MAAERRQSKAHSRQSPPRRNPYGGYGDGRDARTRSRSPMHGRESRDHRDGRDMREPGRDMREPGRDMREPSRDMREPGRDMREPGRDMREPGRDMRESSRETREPSREPRGGHPREHVPRDPNFDRYRGPEGREKDPRGDPAFRDESYDRYYRVDDYYRKKEEPYPDRYREPWNGRRDPEEERPRVEERRRNELYRQYYEELQRRYDSERPVDCSVIVVNKQQKEYAETVGRKVRDLGMVVDLIFLNTEVSLTQALEDVGRARTPFAIIITQQHQVHRSCTVNILFGTPQEHRNMPMQDAMVLVAHNYDLFKVEHRDKEREEIARKAAKMADDVLMREHEREGHPISLQPAITLLSEGRYLTMEELDGLIEYLRDKRERLVRSSGDPHAASHNAAPAALEAPPPAQTLPSVPLSTHPAHPAHTAHPAHTAHTAHTAHAAHTAHTAHAAHTAHTAHAAHTAHTAHNVLTSHATHAAHLPPAVASTAAVPSNHQQELQAKILSLFNSGSGASPAPAQGYNTAGSQMGSQMGNQMGSQMGGQMGSQMGSQMGSQMGSQTASHPSALAPSSTMTKMPPQSAAQGPGMMGSRPALRPPAVASSVPSPYGPPPNRMAIPQASARPAASGAGINFDNPSVLKALDTLIQSGPSINHLVNPGSAPAPRPGQGISQPPPMAHYARHY, from the exons ATGGCAGCGGAGCGGCGACAGAGTAAAGCTCATTCCCGGCAGAGCCCTCCACGAAG GAACCCGTACGGCGGGTATGGCGATGGGCGGGACGCGCGGACCCGCTCTCGCTCCCCCATGCACGGCAGGGAGTCCCGCGATCACAGGGACGGCCGCGACATGAGGGAGCCAGGTCGCGACATGAGGGAGCCGGGCCGCGACATGAGGGAGCCAAGTCGCGACATGAGGGAGCCGGGTCGCGACATGAGGGAGCCAGGCCGCGACATGAGGGAGCCGGGTCGTGATATGAGGGAGTCCAGTCGCGAGACTAGGGAGCCCAGCCGCGAGCCCAGGGGTGGGCACCCCCGCGAGCACGTGCCGCGAGACCCGAACTTCGATCGGTACCGAGGCCCCGAGGGCCGGGAGAAGGATCCCAGAGGTGACCCCGCCTTTAG AGACGAGAGTTACGACCGGTACTACCGTGTGGACGATTATTACCGCAAGAAGGAGGAACCTTACCCGGACCGCTACAGGGAACCCTGGAACGGCCGCCGAGACCCTGAAG AGGAGCGGCCCAGGGTGGAGGAGCGCCGGCGGAACGAGCTGTACCGGCAGTACTACGAGGAGCTGCAGCGGCGCTACGACTCGGAGCGACCCGTCGACTGCTCCGTCATCGTGGTCAACAAGCAGCAGAA gGAGTATGCAGAGACGGTGGGGAGGAAGGTGCGGGACCTGGGCATGGTGGtggacctgatcttcctgaacACGGAGGTGTCCCTGACGCAGGCCCTTGAGGACGTGGGCCGGGCACGCACGCCCTtcgccatcatcatcacccagcagcaccaggtGCACCGCTCCTGCACCGTCAACATCCTGTTCGGAACACCCCAAG AACATCGGAACATGCCCATGCAGGACGCGATGGTCCTGGTGGCCCACAACTACGACCTGTTCAAGGTGGAACACCGGGACAAGGAGCGCGAGGAGATCGCCAGGAAGGCCGCCAAGATGGCGGACGACGTGCTGATGAGGGAGCACGAGAGGGAGGGCCACCCGATCTCTCTACAACCCGCCATCACCCTGCTGTCGGAGGGCAG GTACCTGACAATGGAGGAGCTGGATGGGCTGATTGAGTATCTGAGGGATAAGCGAGAGCGTTTGGTGAGAAGCAGCGGTGACCCGCATGCAG catcccacaatgcagctcCAGCAGCCCTCGAAGCTCCTCCTCCCGCCCAGACCCTTCCCAGCGTGCCCCTCTCCACACACCCCGCACACCCCGCGCACACCGCACACCCCgcgcacaccgcacacaccgctcacacagcacatgctgcacacaccgctcacacagcacatgctgcacacaccgctcacacagcacatgctgcacacactgcacacactgcacacaacgTCCTCACTTCTCACGCAACACACGCAGCCCACTTACCCCCAGCCGTCGCTTCCACTGCAGCTGTGCCCTCCAACCaccagcaggagctgcaggccaAGATCCTCAGTCTGTTCAACAGCGGCTCAGGCGCCTCTCCCGCCCCGGCCCAGGGTTACAACACCGCGGGCAGCCAGATGGGCAGCCAGATGGGCAACCAGATGGGCAGCCAGATGGGCGGCCAGATGGGCAGCCAGATGGGGAGCCAGATGGGGAGCCAGATGGGCAGCCAGACGGCCAGCCACCCCTCCGCCCtcgccccctcctccaccatgACCAAAATGCCCCCCCAGTCCGCCGCCCAGGGGCCCGGCATGATGGGCTCCAGGCCGGCCCTGCGGCCCCCGGCCGTGGCCTCCAGCGTCCCCTCCCCGTACGGGCCCCCGCCCAACCGAATGGCCATCCCGCAGGCGTCTGCGAGGCCAGCCGCCAG